One part of the Gossypium raimondii isolate GPD5lz chromosome 1, ASM2569854v1, whole genome shotgun sequence genome encodes these proteins:
- the LOC105774112 gene encoding uncharacterized protein LOC105774112 isoform X2 — protein MGKSEVKGMVTSLSSMFPAEEVQKAAKMVEEKLSEKQNEMNQLKEFIADNTSLINLVQKLPDELHHDIMVPFGKAAFFPGRLIHTNEFLVLLGESYYTERTAKQTVEILKRRGKSLESKVDALKAVMQDLKAEASFFDSTASEAAEGLVEIREYEEDNSTERASQSGSLELETPSVAEADNKMGASEDDEYERIMSRLEELEKEELAAEDNEENLEDEDEDANAVESDSNEDELTKAAFHRKKDECYSYLDHGQRYSESQSRKQLQQFNGKEPIEEMSDKYKHQDLTNQFASTGLTEEPVTKGEISHGRIIQQDTKTLSPSINASAPFEKKSVQTSKTEFDSSKAFTGSIVEHTQNLDKSSVGTNTTSLQSSGSQPSKPVSRFKMQRK, from the exons atggggAAATCGGAAGTGAAAGGTATGGTGACGTCGCTGTCTTCAATGTTCCCGGCGGAGGAGGTTCAGAAGGCGGCGAAGATGGTGGAGGAGAAGTTATCGGAGAAGCAGAACGAAATGAATCAGTTAAAAGAATTCATCGCCGATAACACTTCCCTCATCAACCTCGTTCAAAAGCTCCCCGACGAACTCCACCACGATATCATG GTTCCGTTTGGGAAAGCGGCGTTTTTTCCTGGTCGTTTGATTCATACGAATGAGTTTCTG GTTTTACTGGGAGAAAGTTATTATACTGAAAGAACAGCTAAACAAACTGTTGAAATCCTAAAGAGGAGAGGGAAATCATTGGAGTCTAAAGTGGACGCATTGAAGGCCGTAATGCAGGATCTTAAAGCTGAGGCTTCTTTTTTTGATTCCACTGCTTCTGAAGCTGCT GAGGGTCTTGTGGAGATTAGAGAGTATGAGGAGGATAATTCTACCGAACGGGCATCTCAATCAG GTTCACTGGAACTTGAAACTCCTAGTGTGGCTGAAGCAGACAATAAAATGGGTGCATCTGAGGATGATGAATATGAACGTATAATGTCAAGGTTGGAAGAGCTTGAGAAAGAAGAACTTGCAGCTGAAGATAATGAGGAGAAtcttgaagatgaagatgaagatgctAATGCAGTTGAAAGTGACAGCAATGAAGATGAGTTGACTAAAGCTGCTTTTCATAGAAAAAAGGATGAATGTTACAGTTATCTTGATCATGGTCAAAGATATTCAGAG TCTCAGTCAAGGAAACAACTACAGCAGTTCAACGGCAAAGAACCAATTGAAGAGATGTCCGATAAATATAAACATCAAGATTTAACTAATCAGTTCGCT TCTACTGGATTGACAGAGGAACCTGTTACCAAAG GTGAAATTTCACATGGTCGAATCATACAACAAGACACAAAGACTTTAAGTCCTTCCATAAATGCCTCTGCTCCCTTCGAGAAG AAATCTGTCCAGACCTCAAAAACAGAATTTGATAGTTCCAAG GCTTTTACAGGTTCTATAGTTGAGCATACTCAGAATTTGGATAAAAGTTCAGTGGGAACAAATACGACTTCATTACAG TCATCTGGTTCGCAACCTTCAAAGCCGGTGTCTAGATTCAAAATGCAAAGGAAGTAG
- the LOC105786628 gene encoding NAC domain-containing protein 83: MSTVRSQLQIPIGFRFLPTKEEILCDYLKPIIKADPIPSGVMMFYGANREPWNIFDQDSAESFWVITKLKKRSKSRIERTAGDGCWLQQYVKEVKHKDGGEVIGFDKYFTLITSKKSKKSNGQWVMHDEYSLKDQEAASAGLSDSVICEIKNKDAAVVSSDYEESEGEIKKNKKRKLMEVPSDSTNDVAIVPEENQTFDYMAAEVGGFSPSPPFSACLNQQPNPWTWQVLKAILECLIIILTICYLPNPCTIFTCL; the protein is encoded by the coding sequence ATGTCAACTGTTAGATCGCAGCTTCAAATTCCTATAGGGTTTCGATTTCTTCCCACCAAAGAAGAAATCCTTTGTGATTACCTTAAACCAATCATCAAGGCCGATCCCATACCTTCTGGTGTGATGATGTTTTATGGTGCAAATCGCGAGCCTTGGAATATTTTCGACCAAGATTCGGCAGAGTCTTTCTGGGTTATCACGAAGTTGAAGAAAAGGAGCAAATCAAGAATCGAAAGAACCGCGGGAGATGGATGTTGGCTCCAACAATATGTCAAAGAAGTGAAGCACAAGGATGGCGGCGAAGTCATAGGGTTTGATAAATACTTCACATTGATCACCAGCAAGAAAAGCAAGAAATCAAATGGTCAATGGGTTATGCACGACGAGTACTCTCTGAAAGACCAAGAAGCTGCTAGCGCTGGTTTGAGTGATTCCGTTATCTGTGAGATTAAGAATAAGGATGCTGCTGTTGTGAGCTCGGATTACGAAGAAAGTGAAGGAGAAATCAAGAAGAACAAGAAACGTAAGTTGATGGAGGTGCCATCGGATTCAACAAATGATGTTGCTATCGTGCCCGAGGAGAATCAGACATTTGATTATATGGCTGCAGAAGTAGGAGGCTTCTCACCGTCACCTCCCTTCTCTGCATGTTTAAACCAGCAACCAAACCCTTGGACTTGGCAGGTGTTGAAGGCAATCTTGGAGTGCCTGATTATAATTCTCACCATCTGCTACCTGCCTAACCCTTGCACTATTTTTACATGTCTATGA
- the LOC105774159 gene encoding leucine-rich repeat extensin-like protein 4 yields MASTWYCSFIISHTLLLFLLHLSSSSAATHHHHHHHRSLPPNPKLQQAYTALQAFKKVIYSDPNNITTNWVGPDVCKYTGLYCAPHPHDKTIKVVAGIDLNGYDIAGYLPDELGLLTDLALIHLNSNRFCGIVPQTLSNLSHLFELDLSNNRFVGPFPTVVLSLPSLKYLDIRYNEFEGSLPAQLFAKNLDAIFVNNNRFSNVIPNNFVASSASVVVFANNKLGGCLPPSIANFANTLEELLLINTSLSGCLPPEVGYLYKLKVLDVSNNNLVGPIPYSIAGLAHLEILNLAHNMMSGIVPSGVCVLPNLKNFTFSYNYFCEEEGICGNLSSNGVAFDDRRNCLPEKPRQRSEKECEAALEHPVECFDYHYGGGGGGSIAIPPVMVPVATPMLSPFMAPGHA; encoded by the coding sequence ATGGCTTCAACTTGGTATTGTTCATTCATCATTTCCCATACCTTGCTCCTCTTTCTACTCCACCTCTCTTCCTCCTCCGCCGCTACTCACCACCACCATCACCACCACCGTTCACTGCCTCCAAACCCAAAGCTCCAACAAGCTTACACAGCCCTCCAAGCTTTCAAAAAGGTCATCTACTCCGACCCCAACAACATCACCACAAACTGGGTTGGCCCCGACGTATGCAAATACACAGGCCTGTACTGTGCACCACACCCTCACGACAAAACCATCAAAGTCGTCGCCGGTATTGACCTAAACGGCTACGACATCGCCGGTTACCTCCCCGATGAACTCGGTCTTCTCACCGACCTCGCTCTTATCCATCTCAACAGCAACCGCTTCTGTGGCATCGTCCCACAAACGTTATCCAATCTCTCTCACTTATTCGAACTCGATTTAAGTAACAACAGATTCGTCGGCCCTTTTCCAACCGTCGTCCTTTCTTTACCGTCACTTAAGTATCTCGATATCCGTTACAACGAGTTCGAAGGGTCATTACCGGCTCAACTATTCGCTAAAAACCTCGACGCCATCTTCGTAAACAACAACCGGTTCTCTAACGTGATACCGAACAATTTCGTCGCTAGTTCGGCTTCCGTTGTCGTCTTCGCCAATAACAAACTGGGCGGCTGTTTGCCGCCGAGCATTGCAAACTTCGCCAACACGTTAGAAGAGCTTTTATTGATCAACACCAGCTTGTCGGGTTGCTTACCGCCGGAAGTGGGTTACCTTTATAAACTCAAAGTATTGGATGttagtaataataatttggTCGGTCCAATACCTTATAGTATTGCCGGGTTAGCTCATTTGGAGATATTAAACTTAGCTCATAACATGATGAGTGGGATTGTACCTTCGGGTGTTTGTGTTTTGCCTAATTTGAAGAATTTCACGTTTTCTTACAACTATTTTTGTGAAGAAGAAGGGATTTGTGGGAATTTGAGTTCGAATGGTGTGGCTTTTGATGATCGCCGGAATTGTTTGCCGGAAAAGCCGAGGCAAAGAAGTGAGAAAGAGTGTGAAGCAGCGCTTGAACATCCGGTGGAATGTTTTGATTACCATTATGGCGGCGGCGGCGGTGGTTCGATTGCGATTCCTCCGGTTATGGTACCGGTGGCTACACCGATGTTATCACCTTTTATGGCTCCGGGACATGCATAA